From a single Nicotiana tomentosiformis chromosome 2, ASM39032v3, whole genome shotgun sequence genomic region:
- the LOC104110894 gene encoding helicase protein MOM1-like isoform X2: MASETRSGRKNKHTESNKSKNKQSDKGSISSGSGKTDSLRKSVRETKQADSIPSSTRKSERLEKQLPSMPAVKKKSGVIEKQNTPSPLRRSDRGKKDTPSSLSRSSYVGRGPDSSSVKKKEPKEKSVKELIMDFESVSTGRENGATSVGLKRKIMDARSYKALFKMQRKRSTAAEIIDKLERPKKSSRVDSIASDETGSKLINGDNESHERVVEELKEHPDGVASSRSISSSEASDADASVNDVEKLPDSNRRCCSRGKSAALPAENGFEVSKNGCTVGEISGDSERVPEGCSVTEDNVHIPDFSCSTSTGGDIILKSGELGIGKCSETHKNACDLAEVSPPPLADHEKLGYGGTCASCSRRIRVNHDSPEEELCSCAGMSGRDCYNLSRLKDGVGSEAAIPLDSGEGCHMQLNQALSVSQRGADEKMCTICKQGGEILICDGRGCKRCYHLSCLDPPLDDFPPGAWHCTWCVKKKIESGVHSVTEGVESIRDVREVEVAGMHRQKQYLVKYQGLAHAHNHWVAETQLLIDAPLLIANYNHKNQDVRWNSEWTVPHRLLKKRSLMFSKLHGQDADDNSKCLFEWLVKWQGLDYEYATWELGNANLLNSQHGESLIKDFNIRREKAKRRIDKNHKGPLVKLSELSAGGSHITDSNLLNNVNKLRECWLKCQNTAVFDDQDRIMKMVLFILSMSDVCCPFLIVTTSSLLSQWEAEFRRWAPSIDVVVYSGSRDSRRRIKSLEFYDEGGFMMLQVLLSSLEAVIEDVEMLSGLNWEVTVIDDCQNLGISTGVEQIKMLSTGIRVLLFNGPMKITSSEYINLLSLLQCKFGLDKTGGLASDINDHLGKLKGLSKVTAPCSKPESSKFVEYWVPVQMSDLQLEQYCATLLTNSNALRTFYKSDPVGALRDTLLSVRKCCDHPYILDPFLQPFNKGLSPAEILEVGIKASGKLHLLDKMLSEMRPRQHRVVVLFQSIAGSEASIGDILDDFLRQRFGENSYERVETCVIHSKKQASLNRFNDKKSGRFVLLLENRVCHQTIKLLSVDSVIIYDSDTNPTNDLRQLQKLSIDSQSKHTYVFRLYSSFTVEEKALFLAKQDLNLDSNLHILSRSPNDTLMWGASNLFSRLDEYHSGGSPTSISNNSSGQLRLDDVISEFSAIICKNSDYKDTCHSIISKVQMSMGTYSANIPLLGEKKMELKVGEEPHVFWRKLLEGRNPQWRNLSIATPRNRKRVQYFDKSPDPPNGNDDIGKKRRKAVMNHSVDANPTHPTPERGEVAAFKGGVHENDGIGAKHVSRSPSHVLHEVNLVGRPEGGVIQQKSLHIHLKAEFAKLFEVLKLPDDVKHTVEKFLEYVMENHHVSRESATILQAFQLSLCWVAASILKQKIDKEETFLLAKQHLQFGCTEEEVNGVYLKIRSLKKMFMQRLDQNDNASSSSKSSLLAARSVPEEPSKGSMSQAVESSQLNVENEMDERFKVKNLSMEFIVTPKEELVDIEREKFIKEVQYRCDRRMSKLVQKQKEEIKEFQKIWEKKKEELELDYRVNFSVLRSIFGQNAAIKDKQKILETEFSSKMQELKCRKDQQLKELEVEHTAMRNKEMLKAAYWLAEANSFRGVGSNPIDDIGCSQENVNASHNRPKTDHPVSGQHVEELNGNIVDSMQCDMVASELPTSTSDESNILPIETTDVLATPATEEQVEIASMAGVLVARSEKPNEVGYLGGGSEEIGAFGATSNQPNEVGDPDVPASTSNESIILPVETSNVLTTAAMEEQVEIASTAEALVARSKQPNEVGDLGGISEEIGALVATSKEPNEVGDLGGSSEEIGALVAASKQPNEVGDPDVPASTSNESNIRPIGTTNAIAAPAAEEQVEIASTAGALVARYEKPNEVGDSGGGPEEIASVFPLHSEEHTEVPLEHPPREHLLEVSGTGVNVVVENDHSEVNNVIEELNTEHGSLENNSHLPNDEENSRDAVSSIDRKQISLEEVVVDLRLAAAVPTSDGGGSIPQNQSSGYNETLTHEMPLLENQSGTQADVDAGQCGPNSSEAVLINSSEQQQPASDGFSLAAHEPPSDTARQTHDDERNFIPNIGSSRHLDGEMMETLQAGGNSGECPSVDVEMSPLICDQPNLSEVSRVDPRPISEQGASSKSTEASVQVPGSAELPSQAVLQHNTNVAFVQGPRNIPVHPAHQMATSNPILLPFNADPLHKEWERIHKEREQATKILEDTKLRLRSDCEKVIEELVAQIRKKYDLNLQETEAAFLRKKNELDTSLNKVLMNKLLADAFRCKCMNLKPSGLPGIRQVVPSSYMQHLHQVSQQPSLRSSPMTDSSAASQQNLAPGILRASHATSLSSAGQAQVGQETSVPSLPVINRSVNSGGIPQPAFRSTPVTGLSLAGQQAPIQQTAAVSRSPALSAGIPGRPPLISAITPSTGNLRVAGEIRAPAPHLQPFRTPTSMSTSSPSTLAHGLQNQPLSTNMAASSPSLPQHASLQTTSSPSQLAADLSTVVHLSSSRSMSSQHDIGGLPSPQNPPMSAQELLLNMENRPHANRRNIMPPLPDMSSDFDSLDLSDFQTLDSVQGGSTSAIATNVTDVVCVSDDE; the protein is encoded by the exons ATGGCTAGCGAGACTCGGTCTGGGAGGAAAAATAAGCATACTGAGAGCAATAAATCAAAGAACAAACAATCAGATAAAGGATCAATAAGTTCTGGCTCCGGAAAGACAGATAGCTTAAGAAAGTCAGTTCGAGAAACGAAGCAAGCAGATTCAATCCCATCGAGTACAAGGAAATCCGAGCGTCTTGAAAAGCAGTTACCATCCATGCCAGCTGTTAAGAAGAAATCTGGAGTAATTGAGAAACAGAATACTCCGAGCCCTTTAAGAAGGTCTGACAGGGGCAAGAAAGATACCCCATCTAGTTTGTCAAGATCAAGTTATGTAGGAAGAGGACCCGATTCATCTAGTGTCAAGAAGAAGGAACCAAAAGAGAAAAGTGTGAAGGAGCTGATAATGGATTTTGAAAGTGTTAGCACTGGGAGGGAAAATGGTGCAACTTCTGTAGGCTTGAAAAGGAAGATAATGGATGCCCGGAGTTATAAGGCATTGTTCAAAATGCAAAGAAAGAGATCTACTGCAGCAG AAATTATTGACAAGTTGGAAAGACCAAAGAAGTCATCAAGAGTTGATAGCATTGCCAGTGATGAGACTGGCTCCAAGCTAATCAATGGGGATAATGAATCTCATGAAAGAGTTGTagaagagttgaaagaacatccTGATGGGGTTGCTTCTTCAAGGTCCATTTCTAGCTCAGAAGCGTCTGATGCAGATGCTTCGGTAAATGATGTTGAGAAATTGCCAGATTCAAACCGCAGATGCTGCTCTAGGGGAAAATCTGCTGCTCTTCCTGCAGAAAATGGTTTTGAAGTATCTAAAAATGGTTGCACTGTGGGAGAAATTTCTGGTGATTCCGAAAGGGTACCAGAGGGTTGCTCTGTGACTGAGGATAATGTGCATATCCCTGAtttttcatgttccacttctacaGGTGGTGATATTATTCTGAAAAGTGGTGAACTAGGCATTGGTAAATGTTCTGAAACGCATAAAAATGCATGTGACTTGGCTGAAGTTTCTCCTCCACCACTAGCTGACCATGAAAAGCTTGGTTATGGTGGGACTTGTGCTTCATGCTCTAGACGGATAAG GGTAAATCATGACTCTCCAGAAGAGGAGCTGTGCTCGTGTGCTGGAATGTCAGGCAGGGATTGCTATAACCTATCTAGGCTCAAG GATGGAGTTGGTTCTGAAGCTGCAATTCCTTTGGATTCTGGAGAAGGATGCCATATGCAATTAAATCAGGCACTTTCAGTTTCTCAAAGGGGTGCTGATGAAAAAATGTGCACCATATGCAAACAAGGTGGAGAGATACT GATCTGTGATGGAAGAGGTTGCAAGAGATGCTACCACCTCTCTTGCTTAGATCCTCCATTAGATGATTTCCCACCAGGAGCTTGGCATTGTACCTGGTGTGTCAAGAAAAAGATTGAATCTGGTGTACATTCAGTGACGGAAGGAGTAGAATCAATCCGGGATGTCAGAGAAGTGGAAGTTGCAG GAATGCATAGGCAGAAGCAGTATCTTGTTAAATACCAGGGTCTTGCTCATGCACACAATCATTGGGTTGCAGAGACACAATTGCTTATTGATGCACCATTGCTTATTGCAAACTATAATCATAAGAATCAG GATGTGAGGTGGAACTCAGAGTGGACAGTGCCACATCGTCTCTTGAAGAAAAGATCATTGATGTTCTCCAAGCTGCATGGTCAAGATGCAGATGATAATAGCAAATGCCTGTTTGAGTGGCTTGTGAAATGGCAGGGCCTTGATTATGAGTATGCTACATGGGAATTAGGGAATGCTAATTTACTGAACTCACAGCATGGTGAAAGCCTTATCAAGGATTTCAATATTCGCCGCGAAAAGGCAAAACGAAGAATTGACAAG AATCATAAGGGGCCACTTGTCAAACTATCAGAACTTTCTGCTGGAGGTTCACATATAACAGATTCTAATCTGCTGAACAATGTTAACAAGCTGCGGGAGTGTTGGTTGAAGTGCCAGAACACTGCTGTCTTTGATGACCAG GATCGTATAATGAAGATGGTTTTATTTATTCTATCTATGTCTGATGTCTGCTGTCCTTTCCTTATTGTCACAACTTCAAGTTTGCTTTCCCAATGGGAAGCTGAATTTAGACGATGGGCACCAAGTATTGATGTTGTAGTGTACAGTGGAAGCAGAGATTCTAGAAGGAGAATCAAGTCATTGGAGTTCTATGACGAAGGGGGTTTCATGATGCTGCAAGTGCTTTTATCATCTCTGGAAGCCGTCATTGAG GATGTAGAAATGTTGAGCGGTTTGAATTGGGAAGTGACTGTTATTGATGACTGCCAAAACTTAGGAATTTCTACTGGTGTGGAGCAAATTAAAATGCTTTCTACTGGTATAAGGGTGCTTCTCTTTAATGGTCCAATGAAG ATCACCTCATCTGAGTACATTAATCTACTCTCTTTGCTCCAATGTAAATTTGGTTTGGACAAGACTGGTGGCTTGGCATCTGACATCAATGACCATCTTGGAAAACTGAAAGGACTCTCAAAGGTCACTGCACCTTGCAGCAAGCCTGAATCTTCCAAGTTTGTGGAGTACTGGGTTCCTGTTCAGATGTCTGACTTGCAGCTTGAGCAATATTGTGCTACATTACTCACAAATTCTAATGCTCTTCGCACTTTCTATAAAAGTGATCCTGTTGGGGCTCTCCGCGATACTCTTCTCTCTGTGCGAAAG TGTTGTGATCATCCATATATTCTGGATCCATTCCTGCAACCCTTCAATAAGGGGCTTTCTCCTGCTGAAATTCTTGAAGTAGGAATAAAAGCAAGTGGAAAACTACATCTCCTTGACAAGATGCTCTCAGAGATGAGGCCCCGACAGCACAGAGTGGTTGTCCTTTTTCAG TCTATTGCTGGTTCCGAGGCATCAATTGGTGATATTCTGGATGATTTTCTGCGTCAAAGATTTGGTGAAAACTCTTATGAAAGAGTTGAGACGTGTGTTATTCATTCCAAGAAACAAGCTTCTCTTAACAGGTTTAACGACAAGAAAAGTGGGCGCTTTGTTCTTTTATTAGAGAATCGTGTTTGCCATCAAACCATTAAACTGTTGTCAGTTGATAGTGTTATTATATATGATAGTGACACAAATCCCACGAATGATTTGAGACAACTCCAGAAACTGTCAATAGATTCGCAGTCTAAGCACACATATGTTTTCCGGCTGTATTCAAGTTTTACTGTAGAAGAAAAAGCCCTATTTCTTGCTAAACAGGACCTGAATCTTGATAGTAACTTGCATATCTTAAGTCGGAGCCCCAATGACACCCTTATGTGGGGAGCCTCAAATTTGTTCAGTAGATTGGATGAGTACCACTCTGGAGGCAGTCCGACCTCAATTTCAAATAACTCATCAGGACAGTTGCGTTTAGATGATGTTATTAGCGAGTTCTCTGCAATAATTTGTAAAAACTCTGACTACAAGGACACATGCCATTCCATTATTTCAAAAGTTCAAATGAGCATGGGAACTTACAGTGCTAATATCCCGCTGCTTGGTGAGAAAAAAATGGAGTTGAAAGTTGGAGAAGAACCTCATGTTTTTTGGAGAAAGCTGTTGGAGGGAAGAAATCCACAGTGGAGAAATTTAAGCATTGCAACCCCAAGGAACAGAAAGAGAGTTCAATACTTTGATAAATCCCCAGATCCACCTAATGGAAATGATGATATAGGAAAGAAGCGCAGGAAGGCGGTAATGAACCATAGTGTGGATGCAAACCCCACTCACCCCACACCTGAAAGAGGTGAAGTTGCAGCTTTCAAAGGAG GTGTTCATGAAAATGATGGTATTGGTGCGAAGCATGTTTCTAGGTCTCCGTCTCATGTCTTGCATGAGGTAAACCTTGTTGGGCGGCCTGAAGGAGGAGTCATACAGCAGAAAAGCCTTCATATCCACCTGAaagctgagtttgcaaaactgTTTGAAGTGCTAAAACTTCCG GACGATGTCAAACATACTGTAGAAAAGTTTCTGGAATATGTCATGGAGAATCATCATGTTAGTAGGGAATCTGCAACAATTTTACAGGCTTTCCAGTTATCTCTG TGTTGGGTTGCAGCTTCAATCTTAAAGCAAAAAATTGACAAAGAGGAGACATTCTTGCTAGCAAAGCAGCACTTACAGTTCGGATGCACCGAGGAAGAGGTAAACGGTGTTTATCTGAAGATCCGTTCCTTGAAAAAGATGTTCATGCAGCGGTTGGATCAAAATGATAATGCTTCAAGTTCTTCTAAGTCTTCTTTATTAGCTGCGCGATCTGTTCCAGAAGAGCCATCGAAGGGAAGCATGTCACAAGCTGTAGAATCTTCCCAGCTAAATGTGGAAAATGAAATGGATGAAAGATTTAAAGTTAAAAACTTATCCATGGAATTCATTGTCACACCTAAAGAAGAACTTGTGGATATTGAAAGGGAAAAATTCATTAAGGAGGTCCAGTATAGATGTGACAGGCGAATGTCAAAGCTGGTACAGAAGCAAAAGGAGGAAATCAAAGAGTTCCAGAAAATATgggagaagaagaaggaagagctTGAGCTGGATTACAGAGTGAATTTTTCTGTTCTTCGGTCTATCTTTGGTCAGAATGCTGCAATAAAGGATAAACAAAAAATATTAGAAACTGAATTTTCAAGCAAAATGCAAGAGCTCAAATGCCGCAAGGACCAGCAGCTTAAAGAGCTTGAGGTAGAACACACTGCTATGAGGAACAAGGAAATGCTAAAGGCTGCTTATTGGTTGGCGGAAGCAAATTCCTTTAGGGGCGTTGGATCTAATCCTATAGATGACATAGGGTGCTCTCAGGAAAATGTAAATGCCTCTCACAATCGTCCCAAGACTGATCACCCTGTATCTGGACAACATGTTGAGGAACTGAATGGTAATATTGTGGATAGCATGCAGTGTGACATGGTAGCATCTGAACTACCTACATCTACTTCTGATGAGTCAAATATTCTTCCTATTGAAACTACAGATGTTTTAGCAACACCAGCAACAGAAGAGCAAGTTGAGATTGCATCCATGGCTGGAGTGTTGGTTGCTAGATCGGAGAAGCCTAATGAAGTAGGTTATTTAGGTGGTGGTTCAGAGGAAATTGGAGCATTTGGTGCTACATCTAATCAGCCTAATGAAGTAGGTGACCCAGATGTGCCTGCATCTACTTCCAATGAGTCAATTATTCTTCCTGTTGAAACTTCAAATGTTTTAACAACGGCAGCAATGGAGGAGCAAGTTGAGATCGCTTCCACGGCTGAAGCATTGGTTGCTAGATCCAAACAGCCTAATGAAGTAGGTGATTTAGGTGGTATTTCAGAGGAAATTGGAGCATTGGTTGCTACATCCAAGGAGCCTAATGAAGTAGGTGATTTAGGTGGTAGTTCAGAGGAAATTGGAGCTTTGGTTGCTGCATCCAAACAGCCTAATGAAGTAGGTGATCCAGATGTACCTGCATCTACCTCTAATGAGTCAAATATTCGTCCTATTGGAACTACAAATGCTATAGCAGCACCAGCAGCAGAGGAGCAAGTTGAGATTGCGTCCACGGCTGGAGCGTTGGTTGCTAGATACGAGAAGCCTAATGAAGTAGGTGATTCAGGTGGTGGTCCGGAGGAAATTGCTTCTGTGTTTCCTCTTCATTCCGAAGAACATACTGAAGTTCCACTAGAGCATCCACCTAGAGAGCATTTGTTGGAAGTATCTGGAACGGGTGTTAATGTAGTTGTGGAGAATGATCATTCAGAAGTAAATAATGTTATTGAAGAATTGAATACAGAACATGGTAGTCTGGAAAATAATTCTCATTTACCAAATGATGAAGAAAACTCGAGAGATGCAGTTAGCTCCATTGATAGAAAACAAATTTCTCTTGAGGAAGTGGTAGTGGACTTGCGTTTGGCAGCAGCAGTTCCTACTTCTGATGGTGGTGGTTCTATACCTCAAAATCAA TCTTCAGGATATAATGAAACACTCACTCATGAGATGCCACTCCTAGAAAATCAGAGTGGAACACAAGCTGATGTTGATGCTGGGCAATGTGGACCCAACAGTTCTGAAGCCGTGTTAATTAATAGTTCCGAGCAACAACAGCCAGCTTCTGATGGTTTTTCTCTTGCTGCTCACGAGCCACCAAGCGACACTGCACGTCAAACCCATGATGATGAAAGGAATTTTATCCCAAACATTGGGTCTTCTCGTCATTTGGATGGAGAGATGATGGAAACTTTGCAGGCTGGTGGTAATTCGGGAGAGTGTCCATCTGTTGATGTTGAGATGTCGCCTCTGATCTGTGATCAGCCTAATTTATCAGAAGTCAGTAGAGTGGATCCTCGACCCATTTCAGAACAGGGTGCATCTTCGAAGAGTACTGAAGCTTCTGTTCAAGTGCCAGGTTCCGCTGAGCTTCCTAGTCAAGCAGTCTTGCAACATAACACTAATGTTGCCTTCGTCCAAGGACCTAGGAATATACCAGTTCATCCTGCCCATCAGATGGCCACTTCGAATCCAATTCTTCTTCCTTTCAATGCTGATCCTCTACATAAAGAATGGGAAAGGATACATAAAGAAAGAGAACAAGCCACTAAGATTCTTGAGGACACG AAATTGCGTCTGAGATCTGATTGCGAGAAGGTGATAGAGGAATTGGTTGCACAAATCCGTAAAAAGTATGATCTCAATCTTCAGGAAACTGAGGCAGCATTTCTTCGGAAGAAGAATGAACTTGATACGAGTCTGAATAAAGTTCTCATGAATAAGCTTTTGGCAGACGCTTTCAGATGCAAGTGCATGAATCTCAAACCTTCGGGGCTTCCAGGCATCCGTCAAG ttGTGCCTTCTAGTTATATGCAGCATCTACATCAGGTGTCACAGCAGCCTAGTTTGAGGTCTTCTCCTATGACTGATTCGTCTGCAGCTAGCCAGCAAAATTTAGCCCCAGGTATTTTGAGAGCTTCTCATGCCACCAGTTTGTCCTCAGCTGGCCAAGCACAGGTTGGACAGGAGACTTCTGTCCCCTCTTTGCCAGTTATTAATCGTTCAGTAAATTCTGGTGGGATTCCTCAACCTGCATTTAGATCTACACCTGTTACCGGGTTGTCTTTAGCTGGCCAACAAGCACCCATTCAGCAGACCGCTGCTGTTAGTCGTTCGCCAGCACTTTCTGCTGGAATTCCTGGCAGGCCGCCTCTCATCAGTGCAATTACCCCTTCCACTGGCAATCTCAGAGTAGCTGGTGAGATCCGTGCTCCAGCCCCCCATCTTCAGCCTTTCAGAACTCCTACATCCATGTCTACGAGCAGCCCCTCAACCTTGGCACATGGTTTGCAAAATCAACCGCTATCCACTAACATGGCTGCATCATCACCCTCACTTCCCCAACATGCTTCTCTACAAACAACATCCTCCCCGTCACAGTTAGCTGCAGATCTTTCTACTGTGGTACATCTCTCTAGTTCGCGGAGTATGAGTTCGCAGCATGACATTGGCGGGTTGCCTTCTCCACAAAATCCGCCTATGTCTGCACAGGAACTGCTTTTGAATATGGAGAATCGACCTCATGCAAACAGGCGGAACATTATGCCACCTCTACCAGATATGAGCTCTGACTTCGATTCATTGGACCTATCCGACTTTCAAACACTGGATAGTGTACAGGGAGGTTCTACTTCAGCCATAGCTACTAATGTAACTGATGTTGTTTGTGTGTCTGATGATGAATGA